In one window of Miscanthus floridulus cultivar M001 chromosome 12, ASM1932011v1, whole genome shotgun sequence DNA:
- the LOC136496326 gene encoding uncharacterized protein, with product MKAPSLLVQCFPGLLPSKATSCVPIISEKDLQLPSPAVEIIPSKSAHPYKYAGEKVDVQGLDIFKGKVSVADMIAFSPSEVASSKYDGTLKYWESSITLVNILKNEIRDGQLSFRGKRVLELGCGSGLSGIFACLKGASTVHFQDINAETIRCRTIPNVLANLEQARDRQNRPSESPVTPSRQLLAPNVHFYAGEWDELPTILSVVQPPAPPTNLSFSEDDFMDGCSSHDGSSIVGHDYCPRRSRKLSGSRAWERANETGQADGGYDVILISDVPYAVNSLKKLYALISKCLRPPYGVLYVASKKNLVGSNGGARQLRALMEEEGVLGGHFLTEVCDREIWKFFFK from the exons ATGAAGGCACCATCACTACTGGTTCAGTGTTTCCCTGGCTTGCTTCCCAGCAAGGCCACTAGTTGTGTGCCAATTATATCTGAGAAGGATCTGCAGCTACCATCACCAGCTGTTGAAATAATCCCCTCAAag AGTGCTCATCCATACAAATATGCTGGAGAGAAGGTTGATGTGCAAGGTCTTGATATTTTCAAG GGTAAAGTCAGTGTAGCAGATATGATAGCCTTCTCACCTTCTGAAGTAGCATCATCAAAATATGATG GAACTCTGAAATACTGGGAGAGTTCCATTACTCTTGTCAACATTCTTAAAAATGAGATCCGTGATGGCCAGTTGAGCTTCAGGGGCAAGCGGGTTCTAGAG CTTGGATGTGGATCTGGCCTCTCCGGGATTTTTGCCTGCTTGAAG GGTGCATCCACAGTTCACTTTCAGGACATAAATGCAGAAACCATACGGTGCAGAACAATACCCAATGTTCTTGCAAATCTTGAGCAGGCTCGGGACAGACAGAACAGACCATCAGAGAGCCCTGTTACACCATCTAGGCAGCTCTTGGCTCCAAATGTACATTTCTATGCTGGAGAGTGGGATGAACTCCCAACAATTCTCTCAGTTGTGCAGCCACCCGCGCCACCAACAAACCTCAGCTTCTCTGAGGATGATTTTATGGATGGCTGCAGTAGTCATGATGGAAGCAGTATAGTTGGTCATGACTACTGCCCCAGAAGATCTAGGAAGCTTTCTGGTAGCCGTGCATGGGAGAGGGCTAATGAGACCGGCCAAGCAGATGGCGGCTACGATGTAATTTTGATTTCTGATGTCCCCTACGCAGTTAACTCTCTGAAGAAGCTCTATGCGCTTATTTCAAAG TGCCTGCGTCCTCCTTATGGAGTCCTGTACGTGGCTTCCAAGAAGAACTTGGTTGGTTCCAATGGTGGCGCCAGGCAGCTTCGAGCTCTGATGGAAGAGGAAGGTGTCCTTGGTGGCCACTTCTTGACTGAGGTGTGTGACAGGGAGATATGGAAGTTCTTTTTCAAGTGA